One genomic window of Muntiacus reevesi chromosome 4, mMunRee1.1, whole genome shotgun sequence includes the following:
- the ZC3H10 gene encoding zinc finger CCCH domain-containing protein 10 produces the protein MPDRDSYANGAGSSSGGPGGGGGEETSGTGAGGGGASSDAICRDFLRNVCKRGKRCRYRHPDMSEVSNLGVSKNEFIFCHDFQNKECSRPNCRFIHGSKEDEDGYKKTGELPPRLRQKVAAGLGLSPADLPNGKEEVPICRDFLKGDCQRGAKCKFRHLQRDFEFDARGGGGTGGGGSTGPVPPGRRHDLYDIYDLPDRGFEDHEPGPKRRRGGCCPPDGPHFESYDYSLAPPRGVECRLLEEENAMLRKRVEELKKQVSNLLATNEVLLEQNAQFRNQAKVMTLSSTAPATEQTLAPTVGTVATFNHGIAQTHTTLSSQALQPRPVSQQELVAPAGAPAAPPTNAAPPAAPPPPPPHLNPEITPLSAALAQTIAQGMAPPPVSMAPVAVSVAPVAPVAVSMAQPLAGITMSHTTTPMVTYPIASQSMRITAMPH, from the coding sequence ATGCCTGACCGGGACAGCTATGCCAACGGCGCTGGCAGCAGCAGTGGAGGCCCTGGAGGCGGTGGCGGCGAGGAGACCAGTGGGACAGGGGCAGGTGGTGGCGGGGCCAGCTCAGATGCCATCTGTAGAGACTTCCTGAGGAATGTGTGCAAGCGAGGGAAGCGCTGCCGCTATCGCCACCCAGACATGAGTGAGGTGTCCAACTTGGGGGTAAGCAAAAACGAGTTCATCTTCTGCCATGACTTCCAGAACAAGGAGTGTAGCCGTCCTAACTGCCGATTCATCCATGGCTCCAAGGAGGACGAGGATGGCTATAAAAAGACAGGAGAGCTGCCCCCCAGGCTGAGGCAGAAAGTGGCAGCCGGCCTAGGCCTGTCACCAGCTGACCTCCCAAATGGGAAGGAGGAGGTCCCCATCTGCCGTGACTTTCTCAAGGGTGACTGCCAGAGAGGAGCCAAGTGCAAGTTCCGTCACCTGCAACGGGATTTTGAGTTTGACGCTCGGGGTGGAGGCGGCACTGGTGGTGGGGGTTCCACAGGCCCCGTTCCCCCAGGACGACGTCATGATCTCTATGATATTTACGACCTCCCGGACAGGGGCTTTGAGGACCATGAACCAGGCCCCAAGCGCCGGCGAGGCGGATGCTGCCCCCCAGATGGTCCCCATTTTGAATCCTATGACTACAGCCTGGCTCCACCCCGAGGGGTGGAGTGCAGACTGCTAGAGGAGGAGAATGCCATGCTCAGGAAGCGGGTAGAGGagctcaagaagcaggtcagcaACCTGCTGGCTACCAATGAGGTACTGCTGGAACAAAATGCTCAGTTCCGCAATCAGGCCAAGGTCATGACTCTGAGCTCCACTGCACCAGCAACTGAACAAACTCTGGCCCCCACCGTGGGCACTGTCGCCACTTTTAACCATGGCATTGCCCAGACTCACACTACCCTCAGCAGCCAGGCCCTGCAGCCTCGCCCCGTGTCCCAGCAAGAACTGGTGGCCCCTGCTGGAGCTCCGGCTGCGCCCCCAACTAATGCTGCACCTCCTGCTgctccaccacccccacccccacacttgAACCCAGAGATCACGCCACTGTCAGCTGCTCTGGCTCAAACAATTGCCCAGGGAATGGCACCCCCGCCCGTCTCCATGGCTCCTGTGGCTGTATCCGTGGCTCCTGTGGCTCCCGTGGCCGTATCGATGGCCCAGCCCTTGGCAGGAATCACAATGAGCCACACCACCACCCCCATGGTGACTTACCCCATCGCTTCCCAGAGCATGCGCATCACAGCCATGCCACACTGA